A segment of the Suncus etruscus isolate mSunEtr1 chromosome 7, mSunEtr1.pri.cur, whole genome shotgun sequence genome:
gccgccgccgccgcctcacTCTGCGTGAGCAGAGCAGCACCGAGAGTACCAATAGCCACGAGCTTGGGGTGCAAATGCAGCGGCTGGAGACAAGCAAGTCCCAGCCCAGATGGAGGCCCCGATGTGACTCGGAGTCCTTGAGCAGCACCTGGGACTCCTGGAACCAGCAGGAGGAGACGGCCTGGGAGGCTGGGAGCCGTGTGGGGTCAGGCAGCGAGGACAGGGCCAGTATGTGCTCCGAGCCCAGCTCGCTGAGCAGCTTCTGCAGCAGGAATAGGGACAAGCTGACACCTCTGGAGAGGTGGAAGATCAAAAGGATCCAGTTTGGCTTCCACAAGAAGGATGCGGAGGccggtgagggtgagggtgaagGTGAGGTGGATGTGGCGCGGGCCCAGGCACCCAGTCCCAGCACCCTGTCGGCCTATCAGGCCTGGAAGCTGAAGCAGCAGAAGAAAGTAGGTGGCGAGAGGCCGGCCGAGGTGGCAGAGCTGGGCCAGGCTGAGGATGTGGCCTCGGCCAAGAAGAGGCAGCGGCGGCTGGAGCTGCTGGAGAGGAGCCGGCAGAACCTGGAAGAGAGCCAGTCCCTGGGCAGTGGTCAAGGGGTCAGCCTGGGGCCCGGGGGTACCCTCCCCCTGTCTGCCTTCCGCACTGCCACCACCAATGACGGGGACACGGTGTCTGTTCTCAGCTCCCAGAGCTGCAGCAGTGGTGGTGACAGAGGAACACCACTACCCAGCCTGCAGGTGGGGCCTGGGGACACCGTCTCCCTCGCCAGCATCCAGAGCTGGATTGCCAGTGTGGTGAGCGAGACGCTGGCCCAGAAGCAGAATGAGTGGCTCCTAGGCTCCCGGCCTGGCTCGCAGGCTGGAGAGGATGCCCAGTCGGTGCTCAGTGGCTCCTCCCTGGCCAGCTGCCCCCGGCCCCCCTGCCCAGGCCGACCCCAATGGGACACAGGCTCCGTGCTGTCCTCTGTCTCCACGGACACAGCCTCGGCCAGCTCCAAGGCCCAGGGCCAGCCCACCAGCAAGCCCTTCTACAGCCTCTTTGCTGATGATGTGGACCTTCGGGCACTGGGCCGCAAGGAGCAGGAGCAGCAGGAAGAGCTGAGGGAGAAAATGTCCAAATATGAGCTGGAGAAAGTGGCTTCAGGCTGCAAACGCAGCTCCCTgttcaagaaaaagaagaaggcaCAGGATGCGGCAGATGCGGGGGACGCCGGGGACAGTGGGGACGGGGACACTGACAGTGCCATAGGGAGCTTCCCACGATCCTCCAGCAGCTCTTCCCAAAGAGAAATGGGGACAAGTGTGAACCAGTGGCTCAGGGACCTGGGCACCAAGAGCAAGTCATCGCTTCCACTGCCACCATTCAGTGATTTTTCGGGAAGCTCCCAAGGCAAGTCCAGCAGGTCATCGCTGTTCCGGGAGACACAGTCCACATCGTCCAATTATAAGTTCTCCCAGTCCCAGGCTGAGGATACCGACAGATCCAGCTACTGTGAGGCTGACGGTCGCTCCGTCAGGACCACCTGCCGGCGGGAGGCCACATCCAGGTCCGAAGGAGCTCAGAGCCACACTTTCTCCAAGTGGGTGCTCAGCGAGGCGGCCAGCTCCCGTGAGAGCAGCCCCGAACCCTACTTCTTCCACCAGACCCCTGAAGCCTCGGAAGGGGAGGAGTCCCCAGAGCTAAGGTCTGGACAGCCCATCTGGGCCAGCGCCAGTGAGGAGTTCTCCCAGGAGCATTCAGCAaagtttggggcccggagaaGTTTCACCCAGAGTTTTGCACgggctggggaggaggaagagagcaaGCGGTGGGAACAGAGCGAGGACCAGAGATTTGCGTCCAGGAGGCATCACCAGCGGCGGCAGAGTaccaggagggaggaagaaaaagaggaggaacaggaggaggaggaaaccgATGATGAAGCCATCATCGCAGCCTGGAGGCGGAAGCAGGAAGAAACCTGGACACGGctacagaggaggaggaaggattaGGGGTTAGCTGGGAGTGGGGCGCACACTGAAGTTTGGAGGACAGAGACACAAGGAAGATTGAGGGCAGGGAGGGTCAGTGGTATCATCTTTGGTGGTCCCAAAACCCTCCCAGCTTTGTTGCTaaactcctggcttggtgctcatcAACCTGGAGGGGGGACTTGGGGTAAGGTCATTCCAGTGTCCCCCCCTACCTAGAACCCCCTGTTCTGTGCCATCTACCCCAAGTCCTGGCTTTTTTCTCACCCCTGGACCCTCATTAAATGAATCTGGGCTTACACTCGGCCCTTGGTTCTACTTGCGCTTTGCTTCCTCATTCTCCACATGGTCAGGATCCAGCCTCCCTGGGTACCTTGAAAATCATGTGCACAGATAACCGTGTGTCCCCCTCGCCCCGTGGCCCAGGCAGATCAGTCTTGTAAAGTGCGAGGAGCAGAGAAGGACAGGACAAGACAAATATCCTGAGATGAGTGTGACAAGAGAGGAGGAGATATGTGGAGGTGGGTCCCCATAGGGTGGTTGGTGCCTGGTAACACAAAAGGCCCCCTTGGGGGGTGCTCAGCACCACAGCAGGGCAGGATGCTGTAGTCTGGGCTTCCAATGCTGCAGCTGTGGCCCTGTGTGCCTACCTGGCACCCTGGATAGACCCAGTCAGTGAGAATTCTTTCCCACACATTTCTTATCTGGGCACCGCTGGCAAATCAAGACTTGAGAGacttggtggggctggagagatagcatgaaggtaaggcgttcgcctttcatgctgaaggacggtggttcgaatcccagcatcccatatggtcccctgtgcctgccagggtcgatttctgagtatagagccaggagtaacccctgagagctgccgggtgtgacccaaaaacaaaaacaaaaacaaaaagacttcagAGACTCAGAAAACAATAGCTCCCAAAACGGACACCTTGAACCCAAGATAAGCACAACAGTTGTTTTGAGCAGAGCTTGAACTCTCAGGTTTGGTATTCAGAGTTGCCTGCAAAGGCCTTGTCAAATCTGCCCAGCAGGGGGTGCTGGCACAGGACCATTTTTTGAGGAGGGAAGAGGCAGGGACAGCCAGAGCCTGTCCAGCATTTCTCAGGCCCAACAAAGTTCCTTCTGTCACACCAGAGCCCCTGAGCTTTGGGGCACGGTGAGGTCTTCCTCAAGGCCTGTGTCTAAGCACAATCACCCCTTTTGTGGCCCCATGTCACATTAGTGAGGTGTCTTATCTAAGGGTCTTGCCTGTCACACATGCACAcgctcaaacacacacatatgcagtCACACACTCAGACTCAGTCACATATTCGCAGACAcgcacacatacagacacatatacacatgttcacacacagacacacagacagatacacagacacacagacacacacagacacacacacacacacactttcaaagCCCTTTCTCTGCAAGGCTATTGTTTCAGCTCTGGGTTACAAATGCTCATGTGACAGCCCAGGAGTTGCTTTTTGTTCCACTGGCCTCTGCCCTGGGAAGGACTTTCCCTCTTATCGGGGAGCGGGACTAGGAGGCTGCAGGGTGGTTTCTGCTATTTCTCCTTTGTGCCCTCTGGCCCCTGAGCCGTGTTTCCGGCTGCCCAGAATAGAATCCAGGCGTGTGCTGCAAGTAGAAACTGATCCTAGGGATGAGAACAGTATAGAGGTCAAGGGTCAAGGAATTGCTGCTCCCTAACCTCTTCATGCTCCCCCAGCCCTGTATCCCTCAATTGCTCTGTGAGGGTTTTCCTTGGGGCCAGGTGTTGGGGACTCTTCTCAGAGGTGGGCAGGGAATATTGCTGCAAGAAAACACCGTTTCTCAGGGTGCAGGGCGAGGTGGGCAGGTGTGTGGAAGACGCTGCCCTCTGCCAATCCGGATGCGTTTCCTGGGCGCAGCTGTTAATAAAACAGATGTTCTCGATGCCTCTCTCTAGCCCATGATAGGGCTCAGAAAATTGCTGTCCCTTTATTGGGTGctgaaatcaaataaaaatccaATTAAAGTTTAATTCACCTCATCATTTTCCTGGTGGCAGCCGTGCACAGCCAGCCCGGAAGGCAGCCCCATCGCTACCTCCTGGGTGGCATCTGTCACCTCCAACCCCAAGCAGCCCTGGAGGTGAGCGTCCTGGCACCCTCCCCCAGCAACCCCACGGTGGGGAAGGGGGGCTGGTGTTTGCCGCTGGAGGAAAGCCTGGATGCAACACAGAGATGAAAGGACAATGGAAGGGATGAGCCCGGAAAGGGTCCTCCCACCCCTGCTCTTTTCTCTGGGTCGCCATGGCAACAGGAGGAGCCCCACAGATATGGCAGCTATGTGACCTGGTGTGCTCCTGGGTTCGAGGGGTGATGTGCATAAACACCCCAGGATTCAGGCAGGGCCACAGGCTCTGCTTTTACAGCCTGGCCCTAGGAAAGCTGGGCTGGGATGGTGAGACCTCTCCGGAACTGCCAGTCATAAAGGGCACCTTGGCCACATCTTCACCCTAAGTGCAGAGATGCAGCTCACATCTCCAAGGGGGTCCTCccctccaaggatggagaaactggGCATTTGCCACAGTACCTCGCCAGTGGCTGTCCACGCAGGTCACCAACCTGAGAACTTTTCCTCCCACGCAGAAAGAAGATTTGATCCGGCAATGTGGAGTCTGTTCTAggttaagaaaatagaagaaaatcctTCTTGTTCAAAACATTACAtccgaggggctggagagaaaggacgccaggaagggcacttgcattgctgACCTGGCTCCAatctgcatccaatatggttccca
Coding sequences within it:
- the STYXL2 gene encoding serine/threonine/tyrosine-interacting-like protein 2; protein product: MATGGSREEEQVVPHEEDNGVRAVQARYLRSPSPSRYSVVSDADTESIFMEPIHLSSAVAAKQIIQEELPTRVPGAETEWPGLLESAEQLLVEDLYNRMRQKLDARGPHHTPCVLDLQRALTHDRCQAPRNEVDEVWPGVFIAEKSVAVNKGRLKRLGITHILNAAHGTGVYTGPEFYTGLEVQYLGLELDDFPEVDIAQHFRKAAEFLDDALLTYKGKVLVSSEMGVSRSAVLVAAYLMIFHGLSVLDALLTMRRRRPVLPNDGFLHQLRQLQEQLLDERDEEDSGSTAGTGVRVLTVQEVDDAGSQLSGLSRATRALGGDEEEEEEGWAQGRNPQQEPSTEPQDWEKVEEEEEVREDGVEHIIREWQSRNERYQAQGRHRWGREEEQEEEEEEEVLEGSKGSTLRTRRRRRLTLREQSSTESTNSHELGVQMQRLETSKSQPRWRPRCDSESLSSTWDSWNQQEETAWEAGSRVGSGSEDRASMCSEPSSLSSFCSRNRDKLTPLERWKIKRIQFGFHKKDAEAGEGEGEGEVDVARAQAPSPSTLSAYQAWKLKQQKKVGGERPAEVAELGQAEDVASAKKRQRRLELLERSRQNLEESQSLGSGQGVSLGPGGTLPLSAFRTATTNDGDTVSVLSSQSCSSGGDRGTPLPSLQVGPGDTVSLASIQSWIASVVSETLAQKQNEWLLGSRPGSQAGEDAQSVLSGSSLASCPRPPCPGRPQWDTGSVLSSVSTDTASASSKAQGQPTSKPFYSLFADDVDLRALGRKEQEQQEELREKMSKYELEKVASGCKRSSLFKKKKKAQDAADAGDAGDSGDGDTDSAIGSFPRSSSSSSQREMGTSVNQWLRDLGTKSKSSLPLPPFSDFSGSSQGKSSRSSLFRETQSTSSNYKFSQSQAEDTDRSSYCEADGRSVRTTCRREATSRSEGAQSHTFSKWVLSEAASSRESSPEPYFFHQTPEASEGEESPELRSGQPIWASASEEFSQEHSAKFGARRSFTQSFARAGEEEESKRWEQSEDQRFASRRHHQRRQSTRREEEKEEEQEEEETDDEAIIAAWRRKQEETWTRLQRRRKD